The following proteins are co-located in the Desulfovibrio sp. genome:
- the speB gene encoding agmatinase, which produces MQDKFLASEYPQSAPEQAGFHIIPVPLEQSVSYGGGTVKGPQALLAASHQLEAWECGFAPGESGFFTAQAVDCAGPITDTLDRIEAAVAHAIACEAVPVVLGGEHTVTLGALRALARQAEKTGEPFGVVQFDAHADLRPQYEGSPFSHASVMYRAVADLGLPLTQFAVRDFCREEAEIRKKFNVTHYDAYFLARVGLPELPLPEDFPKNIYITFDVDGLDSSIMPATGTPSPGGINWREAQYMLERCVAGRRVVGLDVVELAPIEGLHHADFTAAKLTHLIMGLAHDANQKEAQS; this is translated from the coding sequence ATGCAAGACAAGTTTCTGGCTTCTGAATATCCCCAGTCTGCGCCGGAGCAAGCAGGGTTTCACATTATCCCCGTTCCTCTGGAGCAGAGCGTTTCTTATGGCGGCGGCACGGTCAAAGGCCCTCAGGCTCTGCTTGCCGCCTCGCATCAGCTTGAAGCCTGGGAATGCGGATTCGCACCTGGCGAGTCAGGTTTTTTTACCGCTCAGGCCGTGGACTGCGCTGGCCCCATAACCGACACGCTTGACCGCATAGAGGCCGCTGTGGCCCATGCCATTGCCTGCGAGGCAGTGCCTGTGGTGTTGGGCGGCGAGCATACCGTGACGCTCGGGGCCTTACGTGCGCTGGCCCGGCAGGCTGAAAAAACGGGCGAACCCTTTGGCGTTGTGCAGTTTGACGCCCACGCCGACCTGCGGCCCCAGTATGAGGGCAGCCCCTTTTCACACGCCAGCGTCATGTACCGCGCCGTGGCCGACCTCGGCCTGCCGCTCACGCAGTTTGCCGTGCGCGATTTCTGCCGGGAAGAAGCCGAGATCCGCAAGAAGTTCAACGTCACCCATTACGACGCCTACTTCCTTGCCCGCGTGGGCCTGCCGGAGCTGCCCCTGCCCGAGGATTTCCCCAAGAACATTTACATCACCTTTGATGTGGACGGGCTTGATTCGTCCATCATGCCAGCAACAGGAACGCCCTCGCCCGGCGGCATCAACTGGCGCGAGGCCCAGTACATGCTGGAACGCTGCGTGGCGGGTCGCCGTGTGGTGGGACTGGACGTGGTGGAACTGGCCCCCATTGAGGGCCTGCACCATGCGGACTTTACGGCTGCCAAGCTTACCCACCTCATCATGGGTCTGGCCCACGATGCCAACCAGAAGGAGGCTCAGTCATGA
- the panB gene encoding 3-methyl-2-oxobutanoate hydroxymethyltransferase codes for MKNTIVTFREAKGQEKLVMLTAYDYSTARVMDMAGVDALLVGDSLGMVMLGYPDTLSVTVDDMVRHCAAVARGAQKALVVCDMPFMSYHVSVEETVRNAGRLMTEGRAQAVKLEGGAEFAAEVRALTRASIPVMGHLGLTPQSVNAFGGFKVQGKSMAAAQKLLDDARTLQEAGAFALVLECVPAPLAERVTQALSIPVIGIGAGAGCDGQVLVWQDMTGMTLSHLPRFVKRFGEVGASLRSAVEAYAREVRAGAFPGEDHGYPLPEGMEKTLKKLK; via the coding sequence ATGAAGAACACCATAGTTACCTTCCGCGAGGCCAAAGGGCAGGAAAAGCTCGTCATGCTGACGGCTTATGACTACAGCACCGCGCGGGTCATGGACATGGCCGGGGTGGATGCCCTGCTTGTTGGTGATTCGTTGGGCATGGTGATGCTGGGCTATCCCGACACGCTTTCCGTCACTGTGGACGACATGGTGCGCCACTGCGCCGCCGTGGCACGCGGTGCGCAAAAAGCCCTTGTGGTCTGCGACATGCCCTTTATGAGCTACCATGTTTCTGTGGAAGAAACCGTGCGCAACGCCGGGCGGCTCATGACAGAAGGCCGCGCCCAGGCGGTCAAGCTTGAAGGCGGCGCGGAATTTGCCGCAGAAGTGCGGGCGCTGACGCGGGCCTCCATTCCCGTCATGGGGCATCTTGGCCTCACGCCGCAATCGGTGAACGCTTTTGGCGGGTTCAAGGTGCAGGGCAAAAGCATGGCTGCGGCTCAGAAACTGCTGGACGATGCCCGCACCCTGCAAGAAGCCGGGGCTTTCGCCCTGGTGCTGGAATGCGTGCCCGCGCCCCTGGCCGAGCGCGTGACCCAGGCCCTGTCCATCCCGGTTATCGGCATCGGCGCAGGCGCTGGCTGCGATGGTCAGGTGCTGGTGTGGCAGGATATGACGGGCATGACCCTGAGCCACCTGCCGCGCTTCGTCAAACGCTTTGGCGAAGTGGGCGCGAGCCTGCGCTCGGCGGTGGAGGCCTATGCGCGTGAAGTGCGCGCAGGCGCGTTCCCCGGCGAGGATCACGGCTATCCCCTGCCGGAAGGCATGGAGAAGACGCTGAAAAAGTTGAAATAA
- a CDS encoding FeoA family protein, whose translation MDSVIPLTSLKVGDVARIVSINARGELARRIRDMGLGSGMPVSVVGYAPLRDPLALRCAEVTIALRRREAGAIMVQPAEANN comes from the coding sequence ATGGATTCAGTTATTCCTCTCACGTCCCTCAAGGTGGGCGACGTGGCTCGTATTGTCAGCATCAATGCCCGGGGTGAACTTGCGCGGCGCATCCGCGACATGGGGCTGGGCTCGGGTATGCCTGTTTCTGTAGTGGGCTATGCGCCCCTGCGCGATCCTCTGGCCCTGCGTTGCGCAGAAGTTACCATTGCTCTGCGCCGACGGGAGGCCGGGGCCATCATGGTGCAGCCCGCTGAAGCAAACAACTAA
- a CDS encoding acyltransferase, translating to MSILKKVLERGLTPSNVISYLCLQIMRVNGAFWGTLRLRLKALALGVQVGAGVSAHGPVGLLRWPGSRMSIGAGASLISSWRRATAAALAHPVRLRTFGPGASIEIGPGCQLSGTSITARSKVIRLGRQVMVGPNCVVVDSDFHAHWPPEARATEPGMEGDRPVTIGDYAWIGMNCLILKGVIIGEGAIIGAGSVVTRDVPPFCLAAGSPARVLRCLKPGESAQQPVTAE from the coding sequence ATGAGCATCCTGAAAAAAGTTCTGGAACGGGGCCTCACCCCTTCCAACGTCATAAGCTACCTGTGTTTGCAGATCATGCGCGTGAACGGCGCGTTCTGGGGCACCCTGCGTCTGCGGCTCAAGGCCCTTGCGCTGGGCGTACAGGTGGGCGCTGGCGTGTCGGCCCACGGGCCTGTGGGCCTGCTGCGCTGGCCGGGCAGCCGCATGAGCATTGGCGCTGGCGCAAGCCTTATTTCTTCCTGGCGGCGGGCCACGGCTGCGGCATTGGCCCATCCCGTGCGGCTGCGCACCTTCGGCCCCGGAGCCAGCATTGAAATCGGCCCCGGCTGCCAGTTGAGCGGCACGTCCATCACCGCGCGCTCCAAGGTCATACGCCTTGGGCGTCAGGTCATGGTGGGCCCCAACTGCGTTGTGGTGGATTCCGACTTTCACGCCCACTGGCCGCCGGAAGCCCGCGCCACAGAACCCGGCATGGAAGGCGACCGCCCGGTAACTATTGGCGACTATGCGTGGATTGGCATGAACTGCCTTATCCTCAAGGGCGTAATCATTGGCGAGGGGGCCATCATAGGCGCTGGCAGCGTGGTCACGCGCGACGTGCCGCCCTTCTGCCTTGCCGCTGGCTCGCCCGCCCGCGTGCTGCGCTGCCTTAAGCCCGGCGAAAGCGCGCAGCAGCCCGTCACTGCGGAATAG
- a CDS encoding LysR family transcriptional regulator produces the protein MQLTLRQIEAFLTVANLRSFTAAGASLHITQSAVSNLIKDLEAQVGVPLFDRTSRFVSLSPDGREMHTLAQKAFHEFLLMEKYAADLSSLRAGRVRVVGAPLIACTLLPLLLAHFKRAQPAIRVELVDQPMALVQSSIQQGDAEVGFGPARLPETDIIARHFFTTPVSMLSRPDHPLAGRHSTWSEVKKVPVVAVGRESVGYIAADVGTQPPFTIGHVVNQMPTAFALAAAGCGVALAGRFSLMLARGYGLVATLLHAPVLYREMQMYLPAARKLSDAAATFVDFATQFVKDHDPNTLDSATVAELAPPLSTRRDA, from the coding sequence ATGCAATTGACGCTGCGTCAAATTGAGGCATTTCTGACGGTTGCAAACCTGCGTAGCTTCACTGCTGCAGGGGCTTCCTTACACATAACCCAAAGTGCCGTGAGCAACCTTATCAAGGATCTTGAGGCACAGGTCGGCGTACCGCTTTTTGACCGTACATCGCGCTTCGTCTCACTGTCCCCCGATGGACGGGAGATGCACACGCTGGCCCAAAAAGCCTTTCACGAATTTTTGCTTATGGAAAAATACGCCGCAGATCTTAGCAGCCTGCGCGCGGGCAGAGTGCGCGTTGTGGGCGCGCCGCTTATCGCCTGCACACTGTTGCCACTGCTACTCGCGCACTTCAAGAGGGCCCAACCCGCCATACGGGTTGAGCTGGTGGATCAGCCCATGGCGCTGGTGCAATCAAGTATACAGCAAGGGGATGCAGAAGTCGGTTTTGGCCCGGCCCGACTGCCGGAGACAGACATTATCGCCCGCCATTTTTTTACCACCCCTGTGAGCATGCTCTCACGTCCGGATCACCCACTGGCAGGGCGGCACAGCACCTGGAGCGAGGTCAAGAAGGTTCCCGTGGTTGCGGTGGGCAGGGAATCAGTGGGCTATATCGCCGCAGATGTGGGTACGCAGCCGCCGTTTACCATTGGTCATGTGGTCAACCAGATGCCAACGGCATTTGCCCTGGCCGCAGCAGGTTGCGGCGTTGCGCTGGCTGGACGGTTTTCACTGATGCTGGCACGTGGCTATGGCCTTGTGGCTACCCTTCTGCACGCCCCAGTTCTGTACCGGGAAATGCAGATGTACCTGCCTGCCGCGCGCAAACTCTCGGACGCTGCCGCCACATTTGTGGATTTCGCCACGCAGTTTGTGAAAGATCACGATCCCAACACACTGGATTCAGCCACTGTTGCAGAACTGGCACCGCCGCTCAGCACACGCAGAGATGCCTGA
- a CDS encoding DEAD/DEAH box helicase: protein MSVGEYITALLASEKLGAQVTCHKLFPPVEPCYAPTRLPWPAAISRALEQRGINELYSHQALATDHIRAGHSIVAATPTASGKSLIYNLPVLDRYLRDRDARALYLFPLKALAQDQLGAFNALVEGWPKEARPTAALYDGDTTDHFRRKIRRNPPTVLISNPEMLHLGILPHHEQWAEFLAGLSHVVVDEAHTYRGVFGAHMAQVFRRLNRIAGRYGARPVYVLCTATVGNPGELAAALTGTDAPAATPALTGLDSPAQVPSSAPAARITDAPVVIDQSGAPQGPRHFVFLNPEQSPATAAIDLLKAALARNLRTIVYCRSRRMTELISLWAGQSGVFSERISAYRAGFLPEERRGIEARMASGELLAVVSTSALELGIDIGGLDVCILVGYPGTVMATLQRGGRVGRAQQESAVIVVAGEDALDQYFARNPEDFFSRPAEKAVVNPDNEVILTRHLECAAAEMPLTPGEAMLASPAARAAARALNAKGLLLQSADGTQLLAARKRPQRHVDLRGTGQTFSIEDQDGQIIGSVDGFRAWQETHPGAVYLHRGRSYVIEEMDPARARIVAKAAKVSWFTRTRGQKSTDILEEVERTSLGRVLVCRGRLRITDTVTGYEKRSTSGNRLLTITPLSAPPQVFETEGLWYVIPDSIRASLEERFLHYMGSIHALEHAAIGLLPLLIMADRNDFGGISTPLHAQTGLSGVFIYDGLPGGAGLTRQAFPDARALLEATFKAVAACPCEDGCPSCVHSPKCGSGNRPISKIGALELLREMLAPGTEGDALCRNLRISPAPDRLDMESLDAASALAAAPRPAVSALDFINEGSQTEAAHTAMEEESMSKKHSAPDNQNSLFGANGLAQSGSSGSTPAPQGATSGTPGAQRTTTFDAAGLLTHIPVPPPKNFVVFDVETRRSAAEVGGWNRADRMGVSVAVAYDSKADDYFSYQQEELPALFERLHASDLVVGFNSLRFDYAVLSPFALFDLRTLPSLDLLQRVYERLNYRLPLDNLGQATLGEPKSADGLQALQWWKEGRLEDIATYCRKDVDITRRLYLHGLEQGFLLFSNKAGSRVRVPVDFHQR from the coding sequence GTGTCTGTGGGGGAATATATCACGGCGCTGCTGGCTTCGGAAAAGCTGGGCGCGCAGGTCACGTGCCACAAGCTCTTTCCGCCAGTGGAGCCATGCTACGCGCCCACGCGCCTGCCCTGGCCCGCTGCCATCAGCCGTGCCCTTGAGCAGCGCGGCATCAACGAGCTTTACAGCCATCAGGCCCTTGCCACAGACCACATCCGCGCCGGGCATTCCATTGTTGCGGCCACGCCCACGGCCAGCGGCAAAAGCCTTATCTACAACCTGCCCGTGCTCGACCGCTACCTGCGCGACCGTGACGCCCGCGCCCTGTATCTCTTCCCGCTCAAGGCTCTGGCGCAGGATCAGCTTGGCGCGTTCAACGCTCTGGTGGAGGGCTGGCCCAAGGAGGCCCGCCCCACTGCCGCCCTGTATGATGGCGACACCACCGACCATTTTCGGCGCAAAATCCGGCGTAACCCGCCCACGGTGCTTATCAGCAATCCAGAGATGCTGCACCTCGGCATTCTGCCCCACCACGAGCAGTGGGCGGAATTTCTGGCGGGTCTGAGCCATGTGGTTGTGGACGAGGCCCATACCTACCGGGGCGTGTTTGGGGCGCACATGGCCCAGGTGTTCCGGCGGCTCAACCGCATTGCCGGACGCTACGGCGCACGGCCCGTCTATGTGCTGTGCACGGCCACCGTGGGCAATCCCGGCGAACTGGCAGCAGCGCTGACCGGCACGGATGCGCCAGCAGCCACGCCTGCCCTTACAGGTCTGGATTCTCCGGCGCAGGTTCCGTCCTCCGCTCCTGCCGCCCGTATAACAGATGCGCCAGTGGTTATTGACCAGTCCGGCGCACCGCAGGGCCCACGGCACTTTGTTTTTCTCAATCCGGAGCAAAGCCCTGCCACAGCCGCCATCGACCTGCTCAAGGCGGCGCTGGCCCGCAACCTGCGCACCATAGTTTACTGCCGCTCACGGCGCATGACAGAACTTATCAGCCTGTGGGCCGGACAATCTGGCGTATTTTCCGAGCGAATCTCCGCCTATCGCGCGGGCTTTCTGCCAGAGGAAAGACGCGGCATCGAGGCCCGCATGGCCTCGGGCGAGTTGCTGGCCGTGGTCAGCACCAGCGCGCTGGAACTGGGCATAGACATTGGCGGGCTGGACGTGTGCATCCTTGTGGGCTACCCCGGCACGGTCATGGCCACCCTGCAACGCGGCGGGCGCGTAGGCCGCGCCCAACAGGAATCCGCCGTTATCGTGGTGGCGGGCGAGGATGCGCTGGATCAGTATTTTGCCCGCAATCCCGAAGATTTTTTCAGCCGCCCTGCGGAAAAAGCCGTGGTCAACCCGGACAACGAGGTCATTTTGACCCGCCATCTGGAATGCGCGGCGGCAGAAATGCCCCTCACCCCCGGCGAAGCCATGCTGGCAAGCCCTGCTGCCCGCGCCGCCGCCCGCGCGCTCAACGCCAAGGGACTATTGCTGCAATCTGCGGACGGCACCCAACTGCTGGCCGCCCGCAAGCGGCCCCAGCGGCATGTGGATTTGCGCGGCACAGGCCAGACCTTCAGCATTGAAGATCAGGACGGCCAGATCATCGGCTCGGTGGATGGCTTTCGCGCATGGCAGGAGACGCACCCCGGCGCTGTTTACCTGCACAGGGGCCGCAGCTACGTGATTGAAGAGATGGACCCGGCCCGCGCCCGCATTGTGGCCAAGGCCGCCAAGGTCTCGTGGTTTACGCGCACGCGCGGCCAAAAAAGCACGGATATCCTTGAAGAAGTCGAGCGGACATCGCTGGGCCGCGTGCTTGTCTGCCGTGGCCGCCTGCGCATCACCGATACCGTGACCGGTTATGAGAAGCGTTCTACATCTGGCAACCGCCTGCTCACCATCACGCCGCTTTCCGCGCCGCCGCAGGTTTTTGAAACCGAAGGCCTCTGGTACGTCATACCAGACAGCATCCGCGCCTCGCTGGAAGAACGCTTTCTGCACTACATGGGCTCCATCCACGCCCTTGAGCATGCTGCCATCGGCCTGCTGCCCCTGCTCATTATGGCCGACCGCAACGACTTTGGCGGTATTTCCACCCCGCTGCATGCCCAGACCGGGCTGTCGGGCGTATTCATTTATGACGGACTGCCGGGTGGGGCGGGCCTGACGCGTCAGGCCTTTCCCGATGCGCGGGCCCTGCTGGAAGCCACCTTCAAGGCTGTTGCCGCCTGCCCCTGCGAGGACGGCTGCCCCTCCTGCGTGCATTCGCCCAAGTGCGGATCCGGCAACAGACCCATCAGCAAGATCGGCGCGCTGGAGCTGCTGCGCGAAATGCTGGCCCCCGGCACGGAAGGCGATGCCCTGTGCCGCAACCTGCGCATCAGCCCCGCCCCTGACAGGCTGGATATGGAATCGCTGGACGCAGCCTCTGCCCTGGCGGCAGCGCCCCGGCCTGCGGTTTCGGCTCTGGATTTCATCAATGAAGGCAGCCAGACCGAAGCCGCGCACACTGCAATGGAGGAAGAATCCATGAGCAAAAAGCACTCCGCGCCGGACAACCAGAACAGTCTGTTCGGCGCTAACGGCCTTGCGCAATCCGGCTCCAGCGGCAGCACCCCCGCACCGCAGGGGGCGACCAGCGGCACACCGGGCGCACAAAGAACAACTACCTTTGATGCCGCAGGCCTGTTGACGCACATTCCCGTGCCGCCGCCCAAAAATTTTGTGGTCTTTGACGTGGAAACCCGGCGTTCCGCCGCCGAGGTGGGCGGCTGGAACCGGGCCGACCGCATGGGTGTGAGCGTTGCCGTGGCCTACGACAGCAAGGCGGACGACTATTTCTCCTACCAGCAGGAAGAGCTGCCCGCATTGTTCGAGCGCCTGCACGCGAGCGACCTTGTGGTGGGTTTCAACAGCCTGCGCTTTGACTACGCCGTGCTCTCGCCCTTTGCGCTCTTTGATCTGCGCACCCTGCCCAGTCTTGATCTTTTGCAGCGCGTGTACGAACGCCTGAACTACCGCCTTCCACTGGACAATCTGGGCCAGGCCACCCTGGGCGAACCCAAGAGCGCCGACGGTCTGCAAGCCCTGCAATGGTGGAAAGAAGGGAGGCTGGAAGATATCGCCACGTATTGCCGCAAGGATGTGGACATCACACGCCGCCTTTATCTGCACGGTCTGGAGCAGGGCTTTTTGCTGTTCAGCAACAAGGCTGGCTCCCGTGTGCGCGTTCCTGTGGATTTTCACCAGCGCTGA
- a CDS encoding class I SAM-dependent methyltransferase has protein sequence MDWDARLYDQSHDFVAAYGENLLGLLPDGLGFVVDVGCGTGALTEALTARAARVVGIDASPDMIVQARMRLPRVEFLVMDACDMPWNGCVDALFSNAALHWIEDQERLTAVMARALRPGGLLVCEFGAQGNIGRIRAAFGAAFQAALVGEGIGPAHLNSERFYFPSAQEYAALLSRHGFSVRLAEEYDRPTPLKGGEEGLARWMAQFFAQDLDCVAPEAQEKVFAAVADALRASMWNNDGWIADYRRLRVVAVKH, from the coding sequence ATGGATTGGGATGCCCGTCTTTATGACCAGAGCCACGACTTTGTGGCAGCCTACGGTGAAAACCTGCTGGGGCTGCTGCCCGATGGTTTGGGCTTTGTTGTTGACGTAGGCTGCGGCACTGGCGCACTGACAGAAGCCTTGACCGCCAGAGCCGCCCGCGTGGTGGGCATTGACGCCTCGCCCGACATGATCGTGCAGGCCAGGATGCGTCTGCCGCGAGTGGAATTTCTGGTAATGGACGCCTGCGACATGCCGTGGAACGGCTGCGTGGACGCGCTGTTTTCCAACGCCGCGCTGCACTGGATAGAAGATCAGGAGCGCTTGACCGCCGTCATGGCGCGGGCGCTGCGCCCCGGCGGCCTGCTGGTGTGCGAATTTGGCGCGCAAGGTAACATCGGGCGTATCCGCGCTGCCTTTGGGGCGGCCTTTCAGGCCGCGCTGGTGGGGGAGGGCATTGGCCCGGCGCATCTGAACAGCGAGCGTTTTTATTTTCCCTCGGCGCAGGAATATGCGGCCCTGCTGAGCCGCCACGGATTTTCCGTGCGGCTGGCGGAAGAATACGACAGGCCCACCCCTCTCAAAGGCGGGGAAGAAGGCCTTGCCCGCTGGATGGCCCAGTTTTTTGCCCAGGATCTGGATTGCGTGGCCCCAGAGGCTCAGGAAAAAGTTTTTGCCGCCGTGGCGGATGCCCTGCGCGCATCCATGTGGAATAACGACGGTTGGATTGCTGATTATCGGCGGCTGCGGGTCGTGGCCGTAAAACACTAA